From the genome of Virgibacillus siamensis, one region includes:
- a CDS encoding acyl-CoA dehydrogenase family protein, with protein sequence MISFDLSEQQKQIKEMTHWFAENEIRPIAMEADNMEKVPDEWLENVNKMGIHLNTSSFGGSGGKKSDGKSAGEREGNRMGVLATEEMAWGDPAVTLSLPGAGLGGPPVESSGTPEQKERFLSIFTKDKPRWGAYALTEPDAGSDASGIRTVAKKVSGGYILNGQKIFITNGGRASWVVVFATIDASLGRAGQRAFVVEKGTPGFSCTRLAKKLGLRANETAELLFEDCFVPQENLLGGEALYETSGSGPSGFQVAMKTFDTTRPIVAAMAIGIARAAYDYTLEIVQRDYPKQGSHFRLASELLAEAEQDIAAARLLTWEAAWKADLALANAREAAMSKAYAGKMSLDVCAKCLELLGPIGLDGHLVEKLYRDVKVFDIFEGTNEVQHLVIARRQYAPYDIRV encoded by the coding sequence ATGATCAGCTTTGACTTATCAGAGCAGCAAAAACAAATTAAGGAAATGACACACTGGTTTGCTGAAAATGAAATTCGGCCAATTGCCATGGAAGCTGACAACATGGAAAAGGTTCCTGATGAATGGCTTGAAAATGTGAACAAGATGGGGATTCATTTAAATACATCTTCCTTTGGCGGCAGCGGCGGTAAAAAATCGGACGGGAAATCAGCCGGAGAACGTGAAGGTAACCGAATGGGCGTTTTAGCAACAGAGGAAATGGCCTGGGGCGATCCAGCTGTCACCTTATCATTGCCGGGAGCCGGACTTGGCGGACCGCCTGTTGAGAGCAGCGGCACACCGGAACAGAAAGAACGTTTTTTATCAATTTTTACAAAGGATAAGCCGCGATGGGGTGCGTATGCGTTGACGGAACCTGATGCTGGTTCAGATGCTTCAGGTATACGTACTGTCGCCAAAAAGGTAAGCGGAGGCTATATTCTTAACGGACAAAAAATATTTATTACTAATGGCGGTCGTGCATCGTGGGTCGTCGTATTTGCAACAATCGATGCATCACTGGGGCGCGCCGGGCAGCGTGCTTTCGTTGTTGAAAAAGGGACACCAGGATTCAGCTGTACCCGACTGGCGAAAAAGTTGGGGTTACGCGCAAATGAAACCGCGGAATTGTTGTTTGAAGATTGTTTTGTTCCACAGGAGAATCTGCTTGGCGGTGAGGCATTGTATGAAACAAGCGGTTCCGGACCATCGGGATTTCAAGTTGCCATGAAAACATTTGACACGACACGTCCAATTGTTGCAGCGATGGCTATTGGGATAGCCCGTGCTGCTTATGATTATACGCTGGAGATTGTGCAGCGGGACTACCCGAAGCAAGGGAGCCATTTTCGATTGGCATCGGAGTTGCTTGCGGAGGCCGAACAGGATATTGCTGCTGCCCGGCTGTTAACATGGGAGGCTGCATGGAAGGCTGATTTGGCGTTGGCTAATGCGAGGGAAGCAGCAATGTCTAAAGCTTATGCCGGGAAAATGTCCCTCGATGTATGTGCAAAATGTCTGGAGCTGCTTGGTCCGATAGGCCTTGATGGTCATCTCGTTGAAAAATTGTATCGGGATGTGAAAGTATTCGATATTTTTGAAGGTACCAACGAGGTGCAGCATCTTGTTATTGCGCGGAGACAATATGCACCTTATGACATACGAGTTTAG
- a CDS encoding acyl-CoA dehydrogenase family protein: MISFRPTEDEKAFTEVAKDFAKDKIRPMARECENNRIVDQKLVDVTAELGFLSLELPEYSGGLELPLITQVQILQALSYGDLDIVQGFPGAGDAASIIRIQRNNPVFNADTLDLTGNPTVAFIDIENANEPWGEKLEIRYDGDGYILDGTSLPVRMASFAQYVLVAAQDNRGVPVILWLNNADSWIVEKGDYRLGLLASGLGRISFDSVKITGKHVLAEEEAADEILRQVRSRIRILQAAKEVGLMEAALDYATEYTAERKAFGQEIAKFQGVSFRVAAMAMETRIANHFVREAAVKADKYGIEAEGEALRALFRAHRAVRYVTDSTVQLLGGHGFVQDFPAEKWMRDAQAQVALYGREKYFLEQRGEQLIAGKKEVAVP, from the coding sequence ATGATTTCATTTCGACCGACCGAAGATGAGAAAGCTTTTACTGAAGTAGCGAAAGACTTTGCAAAAGATAAAATTCGTCCCATGGCCAGGGAATGTGAAAATAACCGAATAGTCGACCAAAAGCTTGTTGATGTAACAGCTGAACTTGGCTTTTTATCCCTCGAATTACCTGAATATTCAGGAGGATTGGAATTACCATTAATAACACAGGTGCAGATTTTGCAGGCGCTTAGTTATGGTGACCTTGATATCGTCCAAGGCTTTCCCGGGGCCGGTGATGCTGCTTCCATTATCCGCATACAACGTAATAATCCGGTTTTCAATGCGGATACATTGGACTTAACCGGGAACCCAACTGTTGCATTTATCGATATAGAAAATGCCAATGAACCATGGGGAGAGAAACTGGAAATCCGGTATGACGGTGACGGTTACATTTTGGATGGGACTTCCCTGCCGGTACGAATGGCTTCCTTTGCGCAATATGTACTTGTCGCTGCACAAGATAACCGGGGAGTACCGGTTATTCTCTGGCTGAATAATGCGGACAGCTGGATAGTTGAAAAAGGTGATTATCGTTTGGGTTTGCTTGCATCGGGACTTGGCCGTATTTCGTTTGATAGCGTGAAAATTACTGGAAAACATGTACTGGCTGAAGAAGAGGCTGCCGATGAAATCTTGAGGCAAGTTCGTTCGCGAATTCGAATATTGCAGGCTGCAAAGGAAGTCGGGCTGATGGAAGCGGCACTTGATTATGCAACGGAATATACTGCTGAACGTAAGGCATTTGGTCAGGAAATTGCCAAGTTTCAAGGTGTATCATTTCGGGTGGCAGCAATGGCTATGGAAACGAGAATTGCAAATCATTTTGTCCGGGAGGCAGCGGTAAAGGCCGATAAATATGGCATCGAAGCTGAAGGAGAGGCCTTGCGTGCATTGTTCCGTGCACACAGAGCAGTTCGTTATGTGACGGATTCAACCGTTCAATTACTGGGCGGTCACGGTTTTGTGCAGGATTTTCCTGCAGAAAAGTGGATGCGTGATGCCCAGGCCCAGGTGGCGCTTTACGGAAGGGAAAAATATTTTCTTGAACAGCGCGGAGAACAACTTATTGCGGGAAAGAAAGAGGTGGCTGTTCCATGA
- a CDS encoding SCP2 sterol-binding domain-containing protein, translating into MSNLKDTFREIDQAIVADPSRAKGLEAVYQFNLNGDESGTYQIVFNGDQCHALEGEQNDPDCTLNMQTEDFLQMVKGELNGTKAFMSGRLKIKGNMGLALKLQDILSTYNKAAK; encoded by the coding sequence ATGTCAAACTTAAAAGATACATTTCGTGAAATTGATCAGGCAATTGTAGCAGATCCCAGTCGCGCAAAAGGATTGGAAGCGGTTTATCAGTTTAATCTCAATGGTGATGAATCGGGGACTTATCAAATTGTCTTCAATGGTGATCAGTGCCATGCCCTTGAAGGTGAGCAGAATGATCCTGATTGTACGTTAAATATGCAGACAGAAGATTTTCTTCAAATGGTCAAAGGTGAATTGAATGGCACTAAAGCATTTATGAGCGGACGTCTTAAAATTAAGGGGAATATGGGGCTTGCACTGAAATTACAGGATATTCTTTCCACTTATAATAAAGCCGCTAAATAA